The proteins below are encoded in one region of Glandiceps talaboti chromosome 17, keGlaTala1.1, whole genome shotgun sequence:
- the LOC144448683 gene encoding uncharacterized protein LOC144448683, translating into MDQSKASGINVYEQVARKSQVEGVWKFLSNTVSYSPDDVIIDVGCGTGSFTKLVADRAGIKSITGKTFYHVADAEDQSAMKPEWKEAFSKAMCIAVFRFIRNKKAFLTNISYCVKPGGSLLLRFQHRNVDGTMTKLFYRMNEHPKWKDELKGYKFSDELYYKGSQDDVKKLLSECGFSNAKVIERDMKFYANLDDVGHKSYIGVQTPHLKHIPEDRKEEFIEDAFNVFKEIAPRNPEGKLEWLGPTMIVTATK; encoded by the exons ATGGACCAGTCTAAAGCTAGTGGTATTAACGTCTACGAACAGGTTGCTCGCAAGAGTCAGGTCGAGGGTGTCTGGAAGTTTCTCTCCAACACCGTTTCATATTCCCCAGACGATGTCATCATAGACGTGGGCTGTGGTACAGGGTCGTTTACTAAACTTGTTGCAGACAGAGCAGGCATTAAGTCCATCACAGGTAAAACATTCTACCATGTAGCAGACGCTGAAGATCAGTCAGCAATGAAACCAGAATGgaaggaagccttcagtaaagCAATGTGTATAGCAGTGTTTAGGTTTATCCGGAACAAGAAAGCTTTCCTCACCAATATCAGTTATTGTGTAAAACCAGGTGGTTCCTTACTGCTACGATTTCAACATCGAAATGTGGATGGGACGATGACAAAACTGTTTTACAGAATGAACGAACATCCAAAGTGGAAAGACGAACTCAAG GGATACAAATTTTCGGATGAATTGTACTACAAAGGCAGCCAAGATGATGTAAAGAAGTTGTTAAGCGAATGTGGATTTTCTAACGCTAAGGTTATAGAGCGAGATATGAAGTTTTACGCAAATCTTGATGACGTAGGTCATAAAT cCTACATTGGAGTTCAGACGCCACACTTAAAGCACATACCAGAGGATAGGAAAGAAGAATTCATTGAAGATGCTTTCaatgttttcaaagaaatagcACCAAGAAATCCAGAAGGAAAACTTGAATGGCTTGGACCCACCATGATAGTTACCGCAACAAAGTAA